One segment of Chrysiogenes arsenatis DSM 11915 DNA contains the following:
- a CDS encoding tetratricopeptide repeat protein: MAEQDTLDFLDSDLEQAPLLYRWLQKIPYLKNIPFLINLALRLPDPRSRQGMMIYGGSAAGILLIGIVLLVIALLPEKEPEIVKPVADPSTVLAGLATKRKQEVEVRDIHFDRGDDFLNRGEYSRAMLEYELAISKNAALAYYNLGVVYNRLGQQDEAIESYRQAMNARPEFPDAYIGMGMTMKSLGRHTESLQYFLDAIRLSPRDSTYHNNAANAYLQLQNYRKASEHYDRALALDPANIEALINRSSLMLATGDVDGAINGYQEVLRIDPANHAVKNNLGMALRKKGRLYDALSTFREASMMQKTPNVFINMGDTFRDLGQVDDAINSYVSAANLSETNYPLKKLSEYHFTLLRFDDLHDTLNLIARKEPWYPRGEELSSYVAAIRGDTVDAIQRAEALVRRDGDELSGLRSASLLNLLQNRPQNADRYIRQFAQRYPTNPLANALQGELHRVRGDAAKAREVLQPQNTPAAHYYLGKLALAANQKDSADHHFALAANADGEIPGKALFARALIGFSQQNAEAATAHLRDALTKGIGTGQLEILPRFHLSDRYEYRLTYIFSPFNSPAERYLEYARPLLMETVRSRSLEQSALASYESSLYRIAHRQMQRAARYSDAATLNNRAVEMHMTGDLVGSLPLFEQAREHERNDPIIRYNIALTHQKLGNDKEARQLYGELRSAAPLLFEVDINLAVLDERRGNRDAILLGMANLYDRIVSVYQQQAGTAEDLATFDVKIQDPRLALLAALAHSMGGEENRIKARSLFQELRTQHPHIIEGALFDEIFWGNAAPFPKELAVSPRYQMLQGDRALLAGNPQEALKFYQQSYQQNRNVISRAKLGIAYEQMKKPEMANRYFREGGRDGYTIVSLNNLGNNLANLERYDAMQAAYEQALEQEQENFAVLMNYAYANQQFKRYEFAREIFEFAARINPTNPMTYYNLAKIHLMYDRVFMAKEELFKGLDPYPNMPQLNYLMGLLGLLDRNYQESVYYLQRGLNNGVDAKKLDDVELTLSVR; encoded by the coding sequence ATGGCAGAACAGGATACTCTCGATTTTCTTGATAGCGACTTAGAGCAAGCACCGCTGCTCTATCGGTGGCTGCAAAAAATCCCTTACCTCAAGAACATCCCCTTCCTGATCAATCTCGCCCTGCGCCTACCTGATCCTCGTTCCCGCCAAGGGATGATGATTTACGGCGGGAGCGCGGCGGGAATTCTGCTCATTGGCATTGTCCTGCTGGTAATCGCACTCCTCCCAGAAAAAGAGCCGGAGATCGTCAAGCCTGTCGCCGATCCTTCCACCGTGCTCGCCGGTTTGGCTACGAAACGGAAACAGGAAGTTGAAGTGCGCGACATTCACTTCGACCGCGGCGACGACTTTTTGAACCGTGGCGAATACTCCCGCGCCATGCTGGAATACGAGCTAGCCATCAGTAAAAATGCCGCTCTCGCGTACTACAACCTTGGCGTTGTGTATAACCGCCTCGGGCAACAAGACGAAGCCATTGAAAGCTACCGCCAAGCAATGAACGCACGGCCAGAATTCCCTGACGCTTATATTGGTATGGGGATGACCATGAAAAGCCTTGGCCGCCATACCGAATCATTGCAATATTTTCTCGACGCTATCCGCCTTTCGCCACGCGATTCGACCTATCATAACAACGCGGCAAATGCCTACCTTCAGCTACAAAACTACCGTAAAGCCAGCGAGCATTACGATCGCGCGCTGGCGCTTGATCCCGCCAATATCGAAGCGCTCATCAACCGCAGTTCGCTGATGCTCGCGACCGGCGATGTTGATGGAGCCATCAACGGCTATCAGGAAGTGCTCCGCATCGACCCCGCAAATCACGCCGTAAAAAACAATCTCGGCATGGCGCTGCGCAAAAAAGGGCGGCTGTACGACGCCCTTTCAACGTTCCGCGAAGCTTCGATGATGCAGAAAACACCCAATGTTTTTATCAACATGGGCGACACGTTCCGCGATCTCGGGCAGGTAGACGATGCCATTAACTCTTATGTTTCAGCGGCTAACCTCTCCGAAACAAACTACCCACTAAAAAAACTTTCTGAATACCACTTTACACTGCTGCGCTTTGACGACCTACATGACACCCTGAATCTGATCGCCAGAAAAGAACCATGGTATCCCCGTGGAGAAGAACTCAGCAGCTACGTTGCCGCTATTCGTGGCGACACAGTAGACGCTATTCAACGTGCCGAAGCACTTGTCCGGCGCGATGGCGATGAACTGAGCGGATTGCGTAGCGCATCACTGCTGAACTTACTGCAAAATAGACCGCAAAACGCTGACCGCTACATCCGCCAATTTGCCCAGCGATACCCTACCAATCCACTCGCAAACGCACTCCAAGGAGAGTTGCACCGCGTACGCGGCGATGCTGCCAAAGCGCGCGAAGTACTCCAACCACAAAACACTCCTGCCGCACACTATTACCTTGGCAAACTTGCCTTAGCCGCCAATCAGAAAGATTCCGCCGACCACCACTTTGCCCTCGCAGCAAACGCCGACGGGGAGATTCCCGGCAAAGCCCTCTTTGCACGCGCCTTGATTGGATTTAGCCAACAAAACGCCGAAGCAGCAACCGCACACCTGCGCGATGCACTGACAAAAGGGATCGGTACAGGCCAACTCGAAATCCTCCCGCGCTTCCATCTTTCCGACCGCTACGAATACCGTTTAACCTATATTTTTTCGCCATTTAACTCTCCTGCAGAACGCTATCTGGAGTACGCGCGACCCTTGCTCATGGAAACCGTTCGTTCGCGCAGCCTAGAACAGAGCGCCCTTGCCAGTTACGAAAGCTCCCTCTACCGCATTGCTCACCGCCAGATGCAGCGTGCCGCCCGTTATTCCGACGCCGCAACACTCAACAACCGTGCCGTAGAAATGCACATGACCGGCGACCTTGTTGGCTCCCTGCCACTGTTTGAACAAGCACGTGAACACGAAAGAAACGATCCCATTATCCGCTACAACATCGCCTTGACGCACCAAAAACTTGGTAACGATAAGGAAGCGCGTCAACTCTACGGTGAACTCCGTTCAGCCGCACCACTGCTCTTTGAAGTCGACATTAACCTCGCCGTACTGGACGAACGGCGCGGCAATCGCGACGCGATTTTACTTGGCATGGCAAACCTCTACGACCGAATTGTTTCTGTCTACCAACAGCAAGCAGGAACAGCAGAAGACCTCGCAACCTTTGACGTAAAAATCCAAGACCCACGCCTCGCGTTGCTTGCTGCGCTGGCTCACAGTATGGGTGGCGAAGAAAATCGCATCAAAGCGCGTTCTCTCTTTCAGGAATTACGCACGCAACACCCACACATTATTGAAGGGGCGCTTTTTGACGAAATTTTCTGGGGCAATGCCGCCCCATTCCCCAAAGAGCTTGCCGTCAGCCCACGCTATCAGATGCTACAGGGTGACCGAGCACTACTCGCCGGAAACCCGCAAGAAGCCTTGAAATTCTACCAGCAAAGCTATCAACAAAATCGCAACGTCATCAGTCGCGCCAAACTCGGCATTGCGTACGAACAAATGAAAAAACCAGAAATGGCCAATCGCTATTTCCGCGAAGGGGGACGCGACGGCTACACCATCGTATCACTCAATAACCTTGGCAATAACCTAGCAAACCTTGAGCGATACGATGCCATGCAAGCGGCGTATGAACAAGCGCTAGAACAAGAGCAAGAGAATTTTGCCGTGCTCATGAACTACGCCTACGCTAACCAACAATTCAAACGGTACGAGTTCGCGCGGGAAATATTTGAATTTGCTGCCCGCATCAACCCAACCAACCCTATGACCTACTACAATCTTGCCAAAATACACCTGATGTATGACCGTGTTTTTATGGCAAAAGAAGAACTCTTTAAAGGGCTTGACCCGTATCCCAACATGCCACAGCTAAACTACTTAATGGGGCTATTAGGGCTGCTGGATCGCAACTACCAAGAAAGTGTCTACTATCTCCAGCGCGGACTCAACAACGGGGTCGATGCGAAAAAACTGGATGATGTCGAATTGACGCTGAGCGTGCGGTAA
- a CDS encoding M16 family metallopeptidase, with product MVYFRYRLLPFFIAALFAFFPFSAVAAEVIRHPSGATLILEPMPEKQVTSVQLWVKTGSINEGERFHGLSHFLEHLLFKGSLNYPLGTIDRTIEGFGGRVNAATSKDFTYYYISSANQFAPLALDILGDIVLNPIFDTDEMVLEKEVVIEEIRRGLDNPYRQVYETLAAMLFENHPYQRNVIAHEAAITNSTRELIAEYHRRYYSPANLAIVAVGGFDRERLLEQIELVLAPHTVRGFQPSAPRHYPALPSLAREQYQQLSDEKVQVKSLVWASRGPIGAHRDTYALDLLSELLSAGKQSLWYREFVEPGTLLSAWASFSTNLSHGAFYMAARYQPEQTYHDVMSNLNHSLEKLSADLLAGNLDDHIARAKQRITNAKIFQQQKVDAIATRLGIAFTVTGLEYDQTYVENLATVTAPEIARVLKTYVLRPAGAGVELVPKKP from the coding sequence ATGGTTTATTTTCGATACCGCCTTCTGCCATTTTTCATTGCTGCGTTATTTGCTTTTTTTCCCTTCAGCGCCGTCGCCGCCGAGGTCATTCGCCATCCATCCGGCGCAACACTTATATTGGAACCAATGCCGGAAAAACAGGTTACTTCGGTGCAACTGTGGGTCAAAACGGGCTCAATCAACGAAGGGGAACGCTTTCACGGCCTGTCGCATTTCCTTGAACACCTGTTATTTAAAGGTTCGCTCAACTATCCGCTTGGTACAATCGACCGCACTATCGAAGGATTTGGCGGTCGCGTGAACGCCGCTACCAGCAAAGATTTTACCTACTACTACATTAGCAGCGCCAACCAATTCGCTCCGTTAGCACTGGATATTTTAGGAGATATCGTCCTAAATCCGATTTTTGACACCGACGAAATGGTGTTGGAGAAGGAAGTGGTGATTGAAGAAATCCGCCGTGGGCTGGATAACCCGTACCGTCAGGTCTACGAAACACTTGCAGCCATGCTTTTTGAAAATCATCCCTATCAACGCAACGTCATAGCGCATGAAGCGGCTATCACAAACAGCACCCGTGAGCTGATTGCTGAGTACCACCGTCGCTATTACTCCCCTGCCAATCTTGCCATTGTCGCGGTAGGTGGATTTGACAGAGAACGTCTGTTAGAGCAAATCGAACTTGTGCTGGCGCCTCATACGGTGCGCGGCTTCCAGCCATCGGCTCCGCGTCATTACCCTGCACTCCCCTCGCTTGCTCGCGAACAGTATCAGCAACTCTCAGACGAAAAAGTTCAGGTAAAATCTTTGGTTTGGGCAAGTCGCGGGCCAATTGGAGCACACCGCGATACGTACGCACTCGATCTCCTTTCAGAACTCCTTTCTGCCGGAAAGCAGAGCCTGTGGTACCGTGAATTTGTTGAACCCGGAACACTTTTAAGTGCCTGGGCAAGCTTCAGCACCAACCTCTCTCACGGTGCTTTCTACATGGCAGCCCGCTACCAACCAGAACAAACGTACCATGACGTCATGTCAAACCTAAATCATTCCTTAGAAAAGCTTTCAGCGGATTTACTTGCCGGAAACCTTGACGATCATATCGCGCGAGCCAAGCAGCGGATTACCAACGCCAAAATCTTCCAACAGCAGAAAGTAGACGCGATAGCCACACGACTTGGTATCGCTTTTACGGTGACCGGACTGGAATACGACCAAACGTATGTGGAAAACCTTGCCACAGTGACGGCACCAGAAATTGCGCGCGTACTGAAAACCTATGTGCTCCGTCCGGCAGGTGCAGGAGTTGAGCTGGTTCCGAAAAAACCATAA
- a CDS encoding SiaB family protein kinase, whose translation MISKNADLFALQQTLSQLDVMLCFNGSLTRTIIEELGLAIRKHLEEEAAEKSVVFDVFSIYIEQVQNIRHYAQRFAETAPEEFPRLNNAIIVIKQNGERYTVSSGNLVMHDDVAALAAHIDHIKSLDEKELRRFYKETLKKPRDLIVNGNGGAGLGLISMARLVKEPLYYSMQPIDDTHTFFTLAATL comes from the coding sequence ATGATTTCTAAAAACGCCGATTTATTTGCGCTCCAGCAAACGCTGTCGCAACTCGACGTGATGCTCTGTTTTAATGGCTCGCTCACCCGCACGATCATCGAAGAACTTGGCTTAGCGATTCGCAAACATCTGGAAGAAGAGGCGGCGGAAAAGAGCGTCGTGTTCGATGTTTTTTCGATTTACATCGAACAGGTTCAGAATATCCGCCACTATGCCCAGCGCTTTGCCGAAACCGCTCCCGAAGAGTTCCCGCGGCTCAACAACGCGATTATTGTGATCAAACAAAATGGTGAGCGCTATACTGTTAGCTCTGGTAATCTGGTGATGCATGACGATGTTGCCGCGCTCGCCGCCCATATCGACCACATTAAAAGCCTTGACGAAAAAGAGCTGCGCCGTTTTTACAAGGAAACACTGAAAAAGCCACGCGATTTGATTGTCAATGGTAACGGCGGTGCCGGGTTGGGACTGATCAGTATGGCACGTTTGGTCAAAGAGCCTCTGTACTATTCCATGCAGCCGATCGACGATACGCATACATTTTTTACCCTTGCGGCCACACTCTAA
- a CDS encoding ATP-binding protein has protein sequence MSGHQSRLHAIAERLAAEPEKNDPLFDDLRFLYQQHEKISRQFLKVAHISDLLQEKLERERSELREAREAAESANTAKSRFLANMSHEIRSPIACIIGALEILLRQETDSSRQDLLSMASESANSLLKIINDILDLSKVEAGKMTLTPETFAPVELLERLAALHRMSAQEKQITFTLNLEPSLPATLYGALLRLEQVLHNLVANAIKFTPHGGRVSLSANAQTEKEATIVTFTVEDSGIGIPAESLPEIFNTFVQVENSYLGKSTGTGLGLPIAKALAELMGGSILVRSEMGRGTCFQLVIPFYEPAFANEKNGVSLASAGEATTAIRPLHILIAEDMPLNFEYISFLLQEEKHSVIRAADGETACALFRENNFDLILMDIQMPILDGLEATAAIRKYEKEQGMTPIPIVALTAYAMEEDISRFLAAGMTAHLAKPVRKVDLLHTLGALFGPDTPHQAPQPACSRPAAGDFASQSVFNWKWISDNFEGDYELWHSMLERFFQETYPALVQALQQAIADGNQEEVALQLHRLKGLVGLFQAPQAFEKVRALEQKARRGESMTLRELEAIQQELAYTREVARRWPELI, from the coding sequence ATGAGTGGGCATCAAAGCCGCCTGCACGCAATCGCTGAGCGCCTTGCCGCAGAGCCGGAAAAGAACGATCCCCTCTTTGATGATCTCAGGTTCCTCTATCAACAGCACGAAAAGATATCGCGACAATTTCTGAAAGTCGCGCATATCAGCGACTTACTGCAAGAAAAGCTGGAACGCGAACGCTCCGAATTGCGCGAAGCCCGCGAAGCAGCCGAAAGCGCCAATACGGCAAAAAGTCGTTTTCTGGCCAATATGAGCCACGAAATTCGCTCGCCGATTGCCTGTATTATCGGGGCGCTGGAAATTCTTCTGCGGCAGGAAACCGATTCGTCACGCCAAGATTTGCTGAGCATGGCGTCTGAATCCGCCAATTCCCTCCTGAAAATTATCAACGATATTCTCGATCTTTCCAAAGTAGAAGCGGGAAAAATGACGCTCACACCAGAGACATTTGCCCCCGTAGAACTCTTGGAGCGTCTGGCAGCACTGCACCGTATGAGCGCGCAGGAGAAGCAGATCACCTTTACGCTAAACCTTGAGCCTTCACTTCCCGCCACGCTGTACGGGGCGCTGCTTCGACTCGAGCAGGTGCTACACAACCTCGTTGCGAATGCCATTAAATTCACGCCGCATGGCGGGAGAGTTTCCCTGAGTGCCAACGCCCAAACCGAAAAAGAGGCTACGATAGTGACCTTTACCGTCGAAGATAGCGGCATCGGCATTCCTGCCGAATCTTTGCCGGAAATATTCAACACCTTTGTGCAGGTCGAAAACAGCTATCTCGGCAAAAGCACCGGCACCGGCTTAGGGCTGCCGATTGCCAAAGCGCTAGCGGAACTGATGGGAGGATCAATACTGGTACGCAGCGAGATGGGACGCGGAACGTGCTTCCAGCTTGTTATCCCTTTTTATGAACCAGCGTTCGCCAATGAAAAAAACGGCGTATCACTTGCTAGCGCCGGGGAAGCGACCACCGCGATCCGACCATTGCACATTCTGATCGCCGAAGATATGCCGCTGAATTTTGAGTACATATCGTTTCTACTGCAGGAAGAGAAGCATAGCGTCATTCGTGCTGCCGATGGCGAAACCGCCTGTGCCTTATTTCGGGAAAATAACTTCGACCTTATTTTAATGGATATTCAAATGCCCATTCTCGACGGGTTGGAGGCTACTGCGGCCATTCGGAAGTATGAAAAAGAACAAGGGATGACGCCAATTCCCATTGTGGCGCTCACCGCGTACGCTATGGAAGAAGATATCTCGCGATTTTTAGCCGCTGGCATGACTGCTCATCTGGCCAAACCCGTTCGCAAGGTCGATCTGCTGCATACGTTGGGGGCGCTTTTTGGGCCAGATACGCCGCATCAAGCACCGCAACCCGCTTGCTCACGTCCAGCGGCAGGCGATTTTGCCTCACAGTCGGTCTTTAACTGGAAGTGGATCAGTGATAATTTTGAGGGAGACTACGAACTGTGGCACTCCATGCTGGAGCGATTTTTTCAGGAAACCTATCCCGCATTAGTGCAAGCACTTCAGCAAGCGATAGCAGACGGTAATCAAGAAGAAGTTGCGCTCCAGCTACACCGCCTCAAAGGGTTGGTAGGGCTGTTTCAGGCGCCACAAGCCTTTGAAAAAGTGCGTGCACTAGAGCAGAAAGCGCGGCGGGGGGAATCCATGACGCTGCGCGAGCTTGAAGCTATACAGCAGGAGCTTGCTTATACACGGGAAGTCGCCCGTCGTTGGCCGGAACTTATCTGA
- a CDS encoding DUF1987 domain-containing protein: MEPIHREATTSTPTIHFDPVQHVLQISGESYPENAIAYYAPLIDALSTYLGEPAANLTIKLNVRYLNTSSVKSLMDIFDIADEAHRRGQTVEVYWYHDIDDDRSLQIAEEFSEDLTLPFHTEALSNGNTV, from the coding sequence ATGGAACCGATACATCGAGAAGCCACAACATCAACACCCACTATCCATTTCGATCCTGTCCAGCACGTGCTGCAAATATCAGGTGAATCATATCCCGAAAATGCCATCGCCTATTACGCGCCGCTGATTGACGCTTTGAGCACGTATCTTGGCGAACCAGCGGCCAATTTAACGATCAAACTCAACGTACGCTACCTCAACACCAGCAGCGTCAAATCGTTGATGGATATTTTTGATATTGCCGACGAAGCACACCGCCGTGGGCAAACCGTGGAAGTCTACTGGTATCACGACATTGACGATGACCGCTCGTTGCAGATTGCCGAAGAGTTCAGCGAAGATTTGACGCTCCCGTTTCATACCGAAGCACTGAGCAACGGGAATACGGTATGA